A region from the Vicia villosa cultivar HV-30 ecotype Madison, WI linkage group LG3, Vvil1.0, whole genome shotgun sequence genome encodes:
- the LOC131656779 gene encoding uncharacterized protein LOC131656779, with the protein MAGNNNNTVLVPTPDPFRLTEMIEESTPALHRRGGRRRSAEGNGRSGHETPQSARRPPPQHVEQAQNDETEQFQPQNNGEETARNDRNTELVQTQPEQPLARIQHETDPRDGQTASSSTRYLERPRTHHRQAQDATDARGGTDSATLVILKELQRTNRLIRLQGERIEKLEKRHRHRSPPRRHRRSRSSSSRSPPRRTRRRSPSSSRSPPKRSRRQRSYSRSPPRKSKKNRRPDPTEEESPSPDREERRLTRKRREPRKEEPARRSTRSVSPSASDEEEFRSHLSESIRRARLPRGMEKPPTLDAYDGTTNPDDHIRNLEAVMEYHVVHGSIKCRIFPTTLRKGAMTWYRNLPPNSIKSWAELKELFLSHFTASRRQPKSEANLEAVVQGTNEPLRDYLDRFNKEAVQVETTDYMKRYLLERGLLPGSEFRKAIKIEKMRSMNAILKRAQAFISFEEDEAAAVKASRGNGAARSSSQDPSVAPRANERKRDDRSRDAKERRGPAGRFNDYTPLKVSREKILAECINTEFKNSNIRPPKPNPSRPGTDKSKYCKYHKSHGHLTDE; encoded by the coding sequence ATGgccggcaacaacaacaacaccgtcCTCGTCCCGACCCCCGATCCTTTCCGTCTCACGGAGATGATCGAGGAATCTACCCCGGCTCTGCACCGACGGGGGGGACGACGGCGCTCTGCTGAAGGGAATGGGAGGTCAGGTCATGAGACCCCCCAATCCGCCAGAAGGCCACCGCCTCAGCACGTCGAGCAAGCTCAGAATGACGAGACCGAGCAGTTCCAACCTCAGAACAACGGAGAGGAAACAGCTCGGAACGATCGGAACACCGAGTTGGTCCAAACACAGCCCGAACAACCGCTGGCTCGCATCCAACACGAGACTGACCCCAGGGACGGGCAGACTGCCTCCTCCTCCACCCGTTACCTTGAAAGACCAAGAACTCACCATAGGCAAGCTCAGGATGCTACAGATGCCCGTGGGGGAACCGACTCCGCAACCCTCGTCATCCTCAAAGAGCTGCAGCGGACCAACCGCCTCATCCGACTCCAGGGCGAACGGATTGAGAAACTGGAAAAGAGGCATCGTCATCGTTCTCCCCCGCGGAGGCACCGTCGATCGCGTTCCTCCTCTTCGCGCTCCCCGCCTAGGAGGACTCGCCGACGCTCGCCATCCTCCTCGCGATCTCCACCGAAAAGATCCCGCCGCCAGAGGTCCTACTCGCGCTCCCCTCCGCGAAAGAGCAAGAAAAATCGGAGGCCTGACCCCACAGAGGAGGAGAGCCCTTCTCCCGACAGAGAGGAAAGAAGGCTCACCAGGAAAAGAAGGGAACCTCGCAAGGAGGAACCCGCCCGGCGTAGCACGCGCTCGGTCTCTCCGAGCGCCAGCGACGAGGAAGAATTCCGCAGCCATTTGTCCGAAAGCATCCGAAGGGCTCGCCTCCCCCGAGGAATGGAAAAACCCCCGACTTTGGATGCGTACGACGGGACCACAAATCCCGACGATCACATCAGGAACCTGGAGGCCGTCATGGAGTATCACGTCGTCCACGGCTCCATCAAATGTCGGATCTTCCCGACCACGCTCCGGAAGGGAGCAATGACCTGGTACAGGAATCTCCCTCCTAACTCCATCAAGTCTTGGGCCGAGCTCAAGGAACTCTTCCTGAGCCACTTCACTGCTTCCCGCCGTCAACCGAAATCAGAGGCAAACCTCGAAGCTGTGGTCCAAGGGACCAACGAACCTCTCCGAGACTACCTCGacagattcaacaaggaggccgttcAAGTAGAGACGACCGATTACATGAAAAGGTATCTCCTCGAGCGAGGGCTCCTCCCCGGCAGCGAATTCAGGAAAGCGATAAAGATCGAAAAAATGCGATCTATGAACGCCATCTTGAAAAGGGCGCAGGCTTTCATCTCCTTCGAGGAAGACGAAGCGGCCGCAGTCAAAGCATCAAGGGGAAATGGTGCTGCTCGGAGCTCGAGCCAAGACCCGTCTGTCGCACCCCGAGCAAACGAGAGAAAGAGGGACGACAGGTCCCGCGACGCGAAGGAACGCAGAGGGCCAGCAGGACGCTTCAACGACTATACCCCCCTGAAAGTTTCACGGGAGAAGATCCTGGCCGAGTGCATAAACACCGAGTTCAAAAactccaacatcaggcccccgaagccgAATCCCTCCCGGCCGGGGACcgacaagtccaaatactgcaagtatcACAAGAGCCACGGGCACCTGACGGACGAGTGA
- the LOC131656761 gene encoding zinc finger BED domain-containing protein DAYSLEEPER-like — translation MFLETIVGNINSKSDLELYLEEPPLKVPRKTKFDVLTWWIGNEAKYPVLSKLAKDILNVPVTTVAFETTFSAGKRVIDQKRSSMETKTVEMVLCGGDWVKEKYGIKKGCTASILEEPQDEPLAYQFGEDPVVASSTTTI, via the exons atgtttttagAAACTATTGTTGGTAACATTAATTCAAAATCTGATCTTGAATTATATCTTGAGGAGCCTCCCTTGAAAGTTCCCCGTAAAACTAAGTTTGATGTTTTAACATGGTGGATAGGGAATGAAGCCAAGTATCCTGTTCTTAGTAAATTGGCAAAGGATATTCTAAATGTTCCAGTTACAACTGTTGCTTTTGAAACAACTTTTAGTGCTGGTAAAAGGGTTATTGATCAGAAACGATCTTCAATGGAAACTAAGACAGTTGAAATGGTTCTTTGTGGGGGTGATTGGGTAAAGGAGAAGTATGGAATTAAAAAGGGTTGCACTGCTAGCATT CTTGAAGAACCACAAGATGAACCTTTAGCATATCAATTTGGTGAGGATCCAGTTGTCGCTTCTTCTACAACAACAATTTGA